The Gemmatimonadota bacterium genome has a segment encoding these proteins:
- a CDS encoding plastocyanin/azurin family copper-binding protein — protein MRVSAIVAGVALVLAACGGEKKETSADTTTAAAPVAAPAAAATGARHEVQMMQEGTTYKFSPADLTIKAGDVVVFKNVSGGPHNVAFKSDSIPAGAEAILDAAIADKMGPLSSALIAAPGDSLVVSFAGAPVGAYHFTCTPHMAMGMHGMITVQ, from the coding sequence ATGCGCGTTTCTGCAATCGTGGCCGGTGTCGCGCTGGTGCTGGCGGCGTGCGGCGGTGAGAAGAAGGAAACTTCGGCGGATACCACGACGGCTGCGGCCCCTGTGGCGGCTCCGGCTGCGGCGGCGACTGGCGCCCGGCATGAAGTTCAGATGATGCAGGAAGGCACCACCTACAAGTTCTCGCCGGCCGACCTGACGATCAAGGCGGGCGATGTGGTGGTGTTCAAGAACGTCTCGGGCGGCCCGCACAACGTGGCGTTCAAGTCCGACAGCATTCCGGCTGGCGCAGAGGCCATTCTTGATGCGGCGATCGCCGACAAGATGGGTCCGCTCTCGTCTGCCCTGATCGCGGCGCCGGGCGATTCGCTCGTCGTTTCGTTCGCTGGCGCGCCGGTGGGTGCCTACCACTTCACCTGCACCCCGCACATGGCGATGGGGATGCACGGCATGATCACCGTTCAATAA
- a CDS encoding aminotransferase class I/II-fold pyridoxal phosphate-dependent enzyme, whose protein sequence is MALFDKCRNFTQAREIQAAGLYPYFKPISESEDTVVVIEGKKRIMLGSNNYLGLTHHPQVLEAAEKALHRYGAGCTGSRFLNGSLDLHEQLESSLARFLGKEAALVFSTGYGANLGLISGLLKRKETVYLDKLDHACIVDGARLSYGETQRFDHGDLEQLSRLLEQNTSGYGTMIMVDGVYSMEGDIADIPELSRIAKRFGAALAVDDAHALGVLGPNGQGTGSHWGLQDEIDIVAGTFSKSLASVGGFVAADESVIHYLKHHSRPFIFTASLPPANTAGVLAALEVMQQEPWRRDALWANARRLRDGFRHLGFEIGPTETPIIPVLIGPLETTFVFWRKLYDAGVFTNPVVPPAVPPSQCRLRTSVMATHTPAQIDQALDAFGTIGKELGVI, encoded by the coding sequence GTGGCACTCTTCGACAAGTGCCGGAACTTCACCCAGGCGCGCGAAATCCAGGCCGCCGGGTTGTACCCGTACTTCAAGCCGATTTCGGAGTCGGAAGACACCGTCGTCGTCATCGAAGGGAAGAAGCGTATCATGCTGGGCTCGAATAATTACCTCGGGCTCACGCACCATCCTCAGGTTCTGGAAGCCGCCGAGAAGGCGCTGCACCGCTACGGTGCAGGCTGCACCGGCTCCCGTTTCCTGAACGGCTCGCTGGACCTCCACGAGCAGCTGGAATCCTCCCTGGCCAGGTTCCTGGGGAAGGAAGCCGCCCTGGTCTTCTCGACCGGCTACGGCGCCAACCTCGGGTTGATCTCCGGCTTGCTCAAGCGCAAGGAAACCGTCTACCTCGACAAGCTCGATCACGCCTGCATCGTGGACGGCGCCCGCCTCTCGTATGGCGAGACGCAGCGCTTCGATCACGGCGATCTCGAGCAACTCAGCCGGCTGCTGGAGCAGAACACGAGCGGGTACGGCACCATGATCATGGTCGATGGCGTCTACTCGATGGAAGGCGATATCGCCGACATCCCGGAACTGTCGCGGATCGCCAAGCGCTTCGGGGCCGCCCTCGCGGTGGATGATGCCCACGCGCTCGGCGTGCTGGGACCCAACGGGCAGGGCACCGGGTCACATTGGGGACTGCAGGACGAGATCGACATTGTCGCCGGCACCTTCTCGAAGTCGCTGGCATCGGTCGGTGGCTTCGTTGCTGCCGACGAGTCGGTCATTCATTACCTCAAGCACCACTCGCGGCCGTTCATCTTCACGGCATCGCTTCCACCGGCCAACACCGCGGGCGTGCTCGCGGCCCTCGAGGTGATGCAGCAGGAACCGTGGCGTCGCGACGCGCTCTGGGCCAACGCCCGTCGGCTGCGCGATGGGTTCCGGCACCTCGGCTTCGAAATCGGCCCCACCGAAACACCGATCATTCCGGTGCTCATCGGACCGCTCGAGACGACCTTCGTCTTCTGGCGGAAGCTGTATGACGCGGGCGTCTTCACCAATCCGGTGGTTCCGCCCGCCGTGCCGCCCTCCCAGTGTCGCCTGCGCACCAGCGTCATGGCGACCCACACACCGGCGCAGATCGATCAGGCACTCGACGCGTTCGGCACCATTGGCAAGGAGTTGGGGGTCATCTGA
- a CDS encoding phosphatase PAP2 family protein → MALTFAAPRWRLVDRLLAGYGVLVATIALTRITQRGMGLLFAAHLGVALLAWLAAHAPESSTGRFLRTSYPLILLTALYSSIDALNGFGAATTHDGALQRLESSWFGGQPSRDWWRQAPSVFWSTVLHAVYFSYYLIVPIPALFFLFTRRLAVLEQYLNGVMATYLCCYLCYILFPVAGPYYEFARPAGSFVANGPARLVYATLARGSAFGAAFPSSHVAATVAATVGAWFGSRRLAMVIAVPTAMLAVGVVYCQMHYVIDSVAGVAVGISVPLLVMRRVA, encoded by the coding sequence ATGGCTCTGACATTCGCCGCACCGCGCTGGCGACTCGTCGATCGCCTGCTGGCCGGGTATGGCGTGCTGGTGGCGACGATCGCCCTCACGCGGATCACCCAGCGGGGCATGGGGCTGTTGTTCGCCGCGCATCTCGGTGTCGCGCTGCTTGCCTGGCTGGCCGCGCACGCCCCAGAGAGTTCGACGGGTCGCTTTCTGCGGACGAGCTATCCGTTGATCCTGCTCACGGCGCTCTACTCCTCGATTGACGCATTGAACGGCTTCGGCGCGGCGACGACGCACGATGGCGCACTGCAACGTCTCGAGTCGAGCTGGTTCGGCGGCCAGCCAAGTCGTGACTGGTGGCGACAGGCACCGAGCGTGTTCTGGTCGACCGTGCTCCACGCGGTGTACTTCTCGTACTACCTCATCGTCCCGATTCCCGCGCTCTTCTTCCTGTTCACTCGCCGGCTCGCCGTGCTGGAGCAATATCTCAACGGCGTGATGGCGACATATCTCTGCTGTTACCTCTGCTACATCCTCTTCCCTGTTGCCGGACCGTACTACGAATTTGCGCGCCCTGCGGGGAGCTTCGTGGCCAACGGACCGGCCCGACTCGTGTATGCCACACTCGCCCGGGGAAGTGCATTCGGCGCCGCCTTTCCATCTTCCCACGTCGCGGCCACGGTCGCGGCCACGGTCGGTGCGTGGTTCGGCTCGCGACGGCTGGCGATGGTCATCGCCGTGCCAACCGCGATGCTCGCGGTTGGCGTGGTGTACTGTCAGATGCACTATGTCATCGACAGCGTCGCGGGCGTCGCGGTCGGGATCTCGGTGCCGCTGCTGGTGATGCGGAGGGTGGCGTAG
- a CDS encoding N-acetyltransferase: MPYRLHRRDLNWVPPFRAEVKKLLDRASNPFFQHAEADYFIAEQDGEVVGRIAAISNRLHNEVHHDKVGFFGFFECINDFRVAAALLDTASAWVRARGFDTIRGPMSFSVNDECGLLIDGFDTPNTLMMPHNPPYYLTLLETAGFTKAKDMVCLEGGSLKAPVTPPERTARAVELLKKRYGLTMRSLDMKRFADEVALIKKLYNAGWEQNWGFIPMTDAEIDNLATQFKPVVIPSIIPFVEKDGVPIAFGLGLPDLNEALRDNRGGGMFPAALTMMWKLKTRKITRARIPLLGILPEWRGKGIDSALYHWIWSKAAEVGIGWGEAGWLLEDNPGIIQGLSKAGFTPYKTYRVLDRAT, translated from the coding sequence TTGCCGTATCGCCTGCACCGGCGGGACCTCAACTGGGTCCCGCCGTTTCGCGCTGAGGTCAAGAAGCTGCTCGATCGCGCCAGCAATCCGTTCTTCCAGCACGCCGAAGCCGACTATTTCATCGCCGAACAGGACGGCGAGGTCGTGGGCCGCATCGCGGCGATCTCGAATCGGCTCCACAACGAGGTCCATCACGACAAGGTGGGCTTCTTCGGATTCTTCGAGTGCATCAATGACTTCCGCGTGGCGGCGGCGCTTCTCGACACCGCGTCTGCCTGGGTGCGAGCACGCGGGTTCGATACCATCCGGGGGCCGATGTCGTTCTCGGTCAACGATGAATGCGGCCTGCTGATCGACGGATTCGACACGCCGAACACGTTGATGATGCCGCACAACCCGCCCTACTATCTCACTCTGCTCGAGACGGCCGGCTTCACCAAGGCCAAGGACATGGTCTGCCTCGAAGGTGGCTCGCTGAAGGCACCGGTCACGCCGCCCGAACGGACGGCGCGCGCAGTCGAGCTGCTGAAGAAGCGCTACGGCCTCACGATGCGTTCGCTTGACATGAAGCGGTTCGCCGACGAGGTCGCGCTCATCAAGAAACTCTACAACGCCGGCTGGGAACAGAACTGGGGTTTCATCCCCATGACTGACGCGGAGATCGACAACCTCGCGACGCAGTTCAAGCCGGTCGTGATTCCGTCAATCATTCCGTTCGTCGAGAAGGATGGCGTGCCGATCGCATTCGGCCTCGGCCTCCCCGATCTCAATGAGGCGCTGCGTGACAATCGCGGCGGAGGGATGTTTCCGGCGGCCCTCACGATGATGTGGAAGCTGAAGACCAGGAAGATCACCCGGGCGCGCATTCCGCTGCTGGGCATCCTCCCGGAGTGGCGCGGCAAAGGGATCGACTCGGCGCTGTACCACTGGATCTGGAGCAAGGCGGCGGAAGTCGGCATCGGCTGGGGTGAGGCGGGCTGGCTGCTCGAGGACAACCCAGGAATCATTCAGGGACTGTCGAAGGCCGGCTTCACGCCTTACAAGACATATCGCGTGCTCGACCGCGCCACGTGA
- a CDS encoding NAD(P)-dependent oxidoreductase: MRALVTGATGFVGGHLVDQLLERGDTVTALVRSPARAASAASRGVRLVPGDLGDLDALRQATRDQDVIYHVAALTGAVDEAEFMMANRDGTANLARAAVAAGGAARFVLVSSMAAGGPSRRGVLKEADGHDQPVTMYGRSKLASELVLRGEPLSWTILRPPTVYGPRDRENLLTVFKAARLGVAPVFGDGSMELSIIHVADLADAIIRAGSTAGLDHRVFYVNHPDVITSASLVRTIGAEMGKDVTLLPIPEWVARTALNATGLWARALRRKTILRADKANEFYQEAWTGNPVAFSAATGWTPRWALGDGIRDTAAWYREAGWL, from the coding sequence GTGAGGGCCCTCGTCACGGGCGCGACCGGCTTCGTCGGCGGGCACTTGGTGGATCAACTGCTCGAGCGTGGTGACACTGTCACCGCGCTCGTTCGTTCTCCGGCCCGCGCAGCCAGCGCCGCGTCCCGCGGTGTGCGGCTCGTGCCAGGTGATCTTGGCGACCTCGACGCACTTCGTCAGGCGACACGCGATCAGGATGTGATCTATCACGTCGCAGCATTGACCGGCGCAGTGGACGAGGCCGAGTTCATGATGGCGAACCGCGACGGCACCGCGAACCTCGCCAGGGCTGCCGTGGCAGCGGGCGGGGCCGCCCGCTTCGTCCTGGTGTCATCGATGGCTGCCGGCGGCCCGTCGCGACGTGGTGTCCTCAAGGAAGCCGATGGACACGACCAGCCGGTGACGATGTACGGTCGCAGCAAGCTGGCATCGGAACTGGTGCTGCGAGGCGAGCCGCTCTCGTGGACGATCCTCCGGCCGCCCACGGTGTACGGACCGCGCGACCGCGAGAACCTGCTCACGGTGTTCAAGGCCGCCCGGCTCGGCGTCGCCCCGGTCTTTGGCGATGGTTCCATGGAACTCTCGATCATTCACGTCGCCGACCTCGCGGATGCAATCATCCGGGCCGGGAGCACCGCCGGACTCGACCACCGGGTCTTCTACGTGAACCACCCTGACGTGATTACCAGCGCCTCACTGGTCCGCACCATCGGCGCGGAGATGGGAAAGGATGTCACCCTGCTCCCGATCCCGGAGTGGGTCGCCCGTACGGCGCTCAATGCCACCGGTCTCTGGGCGCGAGCGCTGCGCCGAAAGACCATCCTCCGCGCCGACAAGGCGAACGAGTTCTACCAGGAGGCGTGGACCGGCAATCCGGTGGCCTTCAGCGCCGCCACCGGATGGACGCCCCGATGGGCACTGGGCGACGGCATTCGTGACACCGCGGCGTGGTACCGCGAGGCGGGATGGCTCTGA